Proteins from a single region of Runella sp. SP2:
- a CDS encoding SdiA-regulated domain-containing protein, with the protein MFQKLFWLAFTLRVAMCDCHHERRKEGFKRENSRYKVTQVGQLPPQIHETSGLVLGEKEGTFWTHNDGGNPAEIYEIDPKGALLRTLPLSPLVNKDWEDIAKDDRGNLYLADVGNNANNRRDLVIYKFHPLMPERVENIRVRYADQRAFPPAADSLNFDCEAVVWHQNKLYLFSKNRSKTDRMVKMYAVPDAAGNYKASPQDSVYSHAMVTGADVSPDGKTLALLTYGKVLLFDITQGMNLERPTHCLKIARAQTEAIVFFNNTDFVISNERKGQLWKVTKK; encoded by the coding sequence ATGTTTCAAAAACTATTTTGGCTGGCATTTACGTTGCGCGTGGCGATGTGCGACTGTCACCACGAAAGACGAAAAGAAGGCTTCAAACGGGAAAATTCCCGTTATAAAGTAACGCAAGTAGGGCAATTGCCGCCACAAATTCACGAAACTTCGGGGCTGGTGTTGGGGGAAAAAGAAGGAACATTTTGGACGCACAACGACGGTGGAAACCCCGCCGAAATCTATGAGATTGACCCAAAAGGAGCGTTGCTCCGTACGCTTCCGCTGTCGCCTTTGGTCAATAAAGACTGGGAAGACATCGCCAAAGACGACCGAGGCAACCTCTACCTCGCCGACGTGGGCAATAACGCCAACAATCGCCGCGATTTGGTCATTTATAAATTTCATCCGCTCATGCCCGAGCGCGTAGAAAATATTCGGGTTAGGTATGCCGACCAACGCGCGTTTCCACCCGCCGCCGACTCGCTCAATTTTGATTGTGAAGCAGTAGTTTGGCACCAAAACAAACTCTATTTGTTTTCTAAAAACCGCAGCAAAACCGACCGAATGGTGAAAATGTATGCCGTGCCCGACGCAGCGGGCAACTACAAGGCCAGCCCCCAAGACAGCGTGTATAGCCACGCGATGGTAACGGGAGCCGATGTGAGTCCCGACGGAAAAACGCTGGCATTGCTCACTTATGGAAAAGTGTTGCTTTTTGACATTACCCAAGGCATGAACTTAGAACGCCCTACGCATTGCCTAAAAATAGCCCGCGCTCAGACCGAAGCCATTGTTTTTTTCAACAATACCGACTTTGTGATTTCCAACGAACGAAAGGGGCAACTGTGGAAAGTAACGAAAAAATAG
- a CDS encoding flotillin family protein produces MTPLITIAVIAVVIFATITALLARYKRCPSDKILVIYGRTGTNKDGGTSSARCIHGGGAFVWPVIQDYAFLDLKPISIEANLTNALSRQNIRIDVPCRFTVAISTETDSMNNAAERLLGLSMQDIQELAKDILFGQLRLVIATMTIEEINSDRDKFLTNITQNVEAELKKIGLKLINVNVTDLRDESGYIEALGKEAAAKAINEAKISVAEQEKVGEIGKALADRDRDTRIAETQRERDIQIAQTKKDKEVVIAATLRDEAIGKAEAEKDTRIKISEANSIAVRGENEARITIANSEALRREREAEANRRANAAEKVQQAMALEESYVAEQKAETARAERERSSQLANTIVPAEIAKQRAIIEAQAEAERIRERAKGEADAIYAKMEAEAKGLYEILTKQAEGYKEVVQAAGGDPSKAFQLLLIEKLPELIQIQVEAVKNIKIDKVTVWDNGGSNGENPSTANFISGMMKSVPPLNDLFNMAGLNLPDYLKGKEAGETPTIKLPTDSKS; encoded by the coding sequence ATGACTCCATTGATTACCATCGCGGTGATTGCGGTCGTTATTTTCGCTACCATTACCGCCCTTCTGGCGCGTTACAAGCGCTGTCCTTCTGACAAAATCCTCGTCATCTACGGACGGACGGGCACCAACAAAGACGGCGGCACGTCGTCGGCGCGCTGTATCCACGGCGGGGGTGCTTTTGTGTGGCCTGTGATTCAGGATTACGCTTTTTTGGACTTAAAACCCATTTCCATTGAAGCCAATTTGACCAACGCCCTCAGCCGTCAGAACATTCGCATCGACGTTCCTTGCCGTTTTACAGTAGCCATCTCTACCGAAACCGACAGCATGAACAACGCCGCCGAACGCCTTTTGGGGCTTTCGATGCAGGACATTCAGGAATTGGCCAAGGATATTTTGTTTGGACAACTTCGCTTGGTGATTGCCACCATGACCATCGAGGAAATCAACTCAGACCGCGACAAGTTTTTGACCAATATTACCCAAAACGTAGAGGCCGAGTTGAAAAAAATAGGCTTAAAATTGATTAACGTCAACGTTACCGACTTGCGCGATGAGTCGGGGTACATCGAAGCTCTTGGTAAAGAAGCCGCTGCGAAGGCCATCAACGAAGCCAAAATCAGCGTGGCCGAGCAAGAGAAAGTGGGGGAAATCGGGAAAGCCCTCGCCGACCGCGACCGCGACACCCGCATTGCCGAAACCCAGCGCGAACGCGATATTCAAATTGCCCAGACCAAAAAAGACAAAGAAGTGGTCATTGCGGCCACCCTCCGCGACGAAGCCATCGGAAAAGCCGAAGCCGAAAAAGACACACGTATTAAAATTTCGGAAGCCAACTCCATCGCCGTTCGGGGTGAAAACGAAGCCCGAATCACCATTGCCAACTCGGAAGCCCTCCGCCGTGAGCGCGAAGCAGAAGCCAACCGCCGTGCCAACGCTGCCGAAAAAGTACAACAAGCAATGGCTTTGGAGGAATCGTATGTGGCCGAACAAAAAGCGGAAACCGCCCGCGCCGAACGTGAACGTTCTTCACAGTTGGCCAACACGATTGTTCCCGCCGAAATAGCCAAACAACGCGCTATTATCGAAGCCCAGGCCGAAGCAGAGCGCATCCGCGAACGAGCCAAAGGTGAAGCCGACGCGATTTATGCCAAAATGGAGGCCGAAGCAAAAGGTTTGTACGAAATCCTGACCAAACAGGCCGAAGGGTACAAAGAAGTAGTGCAAGCCGCAGGTGGCGACCCGTCGAAAGCCTTCCAGTTGTTGTTGATTGAAAAACTTCCTGAGTTGATACAAATTCAAGTAGAAGCCGTGAAAAATATCAAAATCGACAAAGTGACGGTTTGGGACAATGGCGGAAGCAACGGTGAGAATCCATCTACCGCCAATTTTATCTCTGGGATGATGAAATCAGTTCCTCCCCTCAATGACCTTTTCAACATGGCAGGTTTGAACCTTCCTGATTATTTGAAAGGCAAAGAGGCGGGTGAAACCCCAACCATCAAACTCCCAACTGATTCTAAATCGTAA
- a CDS encoding serine protease: MEFLQNADPFVKGLWYITLPASLIFLIQTVMTFAGSDASDGLDADFDGDVSHTDGPFQLFSFRNLIHFLLGFGWTGLGFYELISNRFVLIIVATLAGLALVGVFFFIIKQLQKLNQNNVMRLENAVGKTAEVYLTIPAQQGGHGKVHVSVQNTLRELNAVTQQATPIPTGAVVKVTATLPNDTLVVELC; encoded by the coding sequence ATGGAATTCCTTCAGAATGCCGACCCTTTTGTAAAAGGGTTGTGGTACATTACGCTGCCTGCGTCGCTCATTTTCCTGATTCAAACCGTTATGACGTTTGCGGGAAGCGATGCCTCCGATGGCCTCGATGCCGACTTCGACGGGGATGTGTCGCATACCGATGGGCCGTTTCAATTGTTTTCGTTCCGAAACCTGATTCATTTTTTATTAGGGTTTGGCTGGACGGGGCTTGGCTTTTACGAACTCATTTCCAATCGGTTTGTCCTCATCATTGTTGCTACATTGGCGGGATTGGCGTTGGTTGGGGTGTTTTTCTTCATTATCAAACAGTTGCAAAAGCTCAACCAAAACAACGTGATGCGGCTCGAAAATGCCGTCGGTAAAACCGCCGAAGTCTATCTGACCATTCCTGCCCAGCAAGGCGGACATGGCAAAGTGCACGTGAGCGTTCAAAATACGCTTCGCGAGCTCAATGCCGTCACCCAACAAGCAACACCTATTCCCACGGGGGCGGTTGTTAAAGTGACTGCTACTTTGCCCAATGACACCTTGGTGGTGGAGCTGTGCTAA
- a CDS encoding sterol desaturase family protein: MEILQTLYKEILGFLGVNGIINIISSGDYSAFSTLDGILTALRPIIPLLLVFEFGLGIAQKNPQTKVYRTNFIIYVFNRFISRYISLGVTGWMIATLQPYAPFNATLTWYWFLYGYVVWEFAHFIYHFFGHKVRLFWCLHATHHTPEDMNLSVAHAHFFLEAPYADAIRTSICILAGLDPKLLFFIMFIDGTYGTFIHVGENLFKDGTLGLQKVRFFGKYILTPSDHRVHHARNPLYMDTNFCNFINIWDRVFGTYQVERKDIPIEYGITRKIDSGNFMETYFGEVWELLKDMASAPSLKAFLLYPIMPPGWSPDGNHRTATVVRQEYLEGKEALVGTRG, from the coding sequence ATGGAAATTTTGCAAACCCTTTACAAAGAAATTTTAGGCTTTTTAGGCGTAAACGGCATTATCAACATCATTAGCAGTGGAGATTACAGTGCGTTTAGCACCTTAGATGGCATCCTTACGGCCTTGAGGCCAATCATTCCGCTGTTATTGGTGTTTGAGTTTGGGTTAGGCATTGCCCAGAAAAACCCGCAGACCAAGGTCTATCGTACCAACTTCATTATTTATGTTTTCAATCGTTTTATTTCTCGCTATATCTCCTTGGGCGTAACGGGCTGGATGATTGCTACCCTACAGCCGTATGCCCCTTTCAACGCCACACTCACTTGGTATTGGTTCCTCTACGGCTACGTAGTGTGGGAATTTGCGCATTTCATCTACCACTTTTTTGGGCATAAAGTACGGTTGTTTTGGTGCTTGCACGCTACGCATCACACGCCCGAAGACATGAACTTATCGGTTGCCCACGCGCACTTTTTTCTGGAAGCCCCCTATGCCGATGCCATTCGGACTTCTATTTGTATTTTGGCAGGCTTAGATCCTAAGTTGCTGTTTTTCATTATGTTTATCGACGGTACGTATGGTACGTTTATTCACGTAGGAGAAAACCTATTCAAAGACGGCACGTTGGGGCTGCAAAAAGTACGTTTCTTTGGCAAATACATCCTTACCCCTTCCGACCATCGGGTGCACCACGCTCGCAATCCGCTGTACATGGATACTAACTTTTGCAATTTCATTAACATTTGGGACAGGGTATTTGGTACGTACCAAGTAGAGCGAAAAGACATTCCCATTGAGTACGGTATCACGCGTAAAATAGACTCAGGCAATTTTATGGAAACCTATTTTGGCGAAGTGTGGGAACTCCTAAAAGACATGGCAAGTGCGCCCAGCCTCAAAGCCTTTTTACTCTATCCAATCATGCCTCCAGGCTGGAGCCCCGACGGCAATCACCGCACTGCTACGGTCGTTCGGCAAGAGTATTTAGAAGGGAAGGAAGCGTTGGTAGGTACAAGGGGGTAG